In Sphingobacterium sp. PCS056, the following proteins share a genomic window:
- a CDS encoding FAD-dependent monooxygenase codes for MKKHILISGAGIAGLTAANFLAKEGHNVTVIDRSPSFSKAGFLISLKSFGVKIMDELGLTENLQAESSPSETVHFVETNEEIIQSIDYDKMHTNIERSVLISRGGLHHVLYDSVKNDVNVLFDTTISQLEEKSDFTKVILSDGNSIHVDLVIVSEGLRSSTRERYFTNYQLEDFNTLYVGGKLKQNHEKQVGVFKVYIDVNRSLHIYPIAEDEIAIQCYIRNSEDLGFIKDHASSILKDSFGDYNPEVKQLLQDLLDDGFFFMDKMGMVNAPNLHNGRLVLLGDAGFCPTALSGMGASLSIYGAKALAHYIAEYPGDILTACDNYNKLMQPIVEKFQTNAKNNAASFLPRSEAELEKFVNGFRAANDKAIQKIMTEPIVLTKDQENFILN; via the coding sequence ATGAAAAAACACATTTTAATATCCGGGGCAGGGATTGCAGGTTTAACAGCAGCTAATTTTTTGGCAAAAGAAGGTCATAACGTTACTGTAATTGACAGGTCACCTTCATTCAGTAAAGCGGGATTTCTTATCTCCCTGAAGAGTTTTGGTGTAAAAATTATGGACGAATTGGGACTAACTGAAAATCTACAAGCTGAATCATCACCCTCTGAAACGGTTCATTTTGTAGAAACTAATGAGGAAATCATTCAGAGCATTGATTATGATAAAATGCATACAAATATTGAACGTTCCGTTCTAATAAGCCGAGGTGGATTACATCACGTTCTGTATGATTCGGTCAAAAATGATGTAAATGTGCTTTTTGACACAACGATTTCACAACTAGAAGAAAAATCAGATTTCACAAAAGTTATACTCTCAGACGGAAATTCGATACATGTTGATTTAGTAATTGTCTCGGAAGGATTGCGTTCTTCAACAAGAGAACGGTATTTTACCAATTACCAATTAGAAGATTTCAATACGCTTTATGTAGGAGGAAAATTAAAACAAAACCACGAAAAACAAGTTGGTGTATTTAAGGTCTATATAGATGTGAACAGATCACTACATATCTACCCTATAGCAGAGGACGAAATAGCCATTCAGTGTTATATCCGTAACTCCGAAGACCTTGGCTTTATCAAAGATCATGCTTCATCGATTCTTAAAGATTCTTTTGGTGATTATAATCCGGAAGTAAAGCAATTACTGCAAGATCTTCTGGACGATGGCTTTTTTTTCATGGACAAAATGGGCATGGTAAATGCTCCAAACCTGCATAATGGTCGTTTGGTTTTGTTGGGAGACGCAGGTTTTTGTCCGACTGCTTTATCAGGAATGGGAGCTTCCCTGTCTATTTATGGGGCAAAGGCATTAGCACACTATATTGCGGAATATCCGGGTGACATCCTAACCGCCTGTGATAACTATAACAAATTGATGCAGCCTATTGTAGAAAAATTTCAGACCAATGCAAAGAATAATGCAGCATCTTTTCTGCCCAGGAGCGAAGCTGAATTGGAGAAATTTGTTAATGGATTCCGGGCTGCTAATGATAAAGCTATTCAAAAAATAATGACAGAACCAATTGTACTTACAAAAGATCAGGAAAATTTTATACTCAACTAA
- a CDS encoding helix-turn-helix transcriptional regulator, producing MDDHIKKQEMYYWVERLGVSLTTSQPELDMLYVNELKIIDLMPEMLVMVRSVVAKETFSIRRQPITAFESGISISFQNMINSPLNRSAKDKQALLQTQPHVRIIPLHVESEVSFPKDINIQQVTIIISLDYLKSFIGKDHIKFDYLFNKEKTLWIEEFMSPEIAEVANEISITKIPDTLSDTYYRLKSLELLFYLFKNLSRRANVTHQNLSKYELESVYNVRDKIAASIDKPFLHEELVKLSGMNVIKLRKLFTQVFGKGMYPYYQHLRMQEAARLLREEHLSVSEVGYQLGFSNLSYFGRLFERHFGSTPKKWTQNNMNKH from the coding sequence ATGGATGATCATATAAAAAAACAAGAGATGTACTATTGGGTGGAGCGTTTAGGAGTTTCGCTTACAACATCCCAACCTGAACTGGATATGCTATATGTCAATGAGCTTAAAATCATAGATTTAATGCCCGAAATGTTGGTTATGGTACGCTCCGTGGTGGCTAAGGAAACATTTTCTATTCGGCGACAACCGATAACAGCTTTTGAGAGCGGAATATCCATTTCGTTCCAAAACATGATCAATTCGCCATTAAACAGATCTGCCAAAGACAAACAAGCATTACTACAAACACAGCCCCACGTTCGCATTATCCCGCTGCATGTAGAAAGTGAGGTGAGCTTTCCAAAAGATATAAATATTCAGCAGGTAACCATCATTATAAGTCTTGATTATTTAAAAAGCTTTATCGGAAAAGACCATATAAAATTCGATTATCTTTTTAATAAAGAGAAAACGCTTTGGATTGAGGAATTCATGTCTCCGGAAATAGCAGAAGTGGCCAATGAGATTTCGATTACAAAAATACCGGATACGCTATCAGATACTTACTATAGGCTAAAATCACTTGAACTACTATTTTATTTGTTTAAAAACCTATCAAGAAGAGCAAATGTTACGCATCAGAATCTGTCAAAATATGAACTGGAATCGGTTTACAACGTACGGGATAAAATCGCAGCTTCGATAGACAAACCGTTTCTCCACGAAGAGTTAGTGAAGTTAAGCGGTATGAATGTCATTAAACTCCGGAAACTTTTCACGCAAGTATTTGGTAAAGGCATGTATCCTTATTATCAGCATTTGCGTATGCAAGAAGCGGCAAGGCTTTTACGTGAAGAACATCTCTCTGTTTCTGAAGTCGGTTACCAGCTAGGTTTTAGCAATTTAAGTTATTTCGGCAGATTATTTGAGAGACATTTTGGATCCACACCGAAGAAATGGACGCAGAATAATATGAATAAACATTAG
- a CDS encoding GNAT family N-acetyltransferase, producing MMLREARVGDIPQIQIVRNAVKENTLSNPDLVTDQDCADFISQRGKGWICEMEHQIVGFSIVDLVDHNVWALFVHPDFDKRGIGKQLHDIMLDWYFNQTQQSVWLGTAPGTRAEAFYRRAGWKEIGLHGKGEIKFEMTFEKWKPLP from the coding sequence ATGATGTTAAGAGAAGCTAGAGTGGGCGATATCCCACAAATTCAAATCGTAAGAAATGCGGTGAAGGAAAACACCCTGTCCAATCCGGATCTGGTCACCGATCAGGACTGTGCAGATTTTATAAGCCAAAGAGGAAAGGGCTGGATCTGTGAAATGGAACACCAGATTGTTGGTTTTTCTATTGTTGATCTGGTAGACCATAATGTATGGGCTTTATTTGTACATCCAGACTTTGATAAACGTGGTATCGGGAAACAATTGCATGATATCATGCTCGATTGGTATTTTAATCAAACGCAACAATCGGTCTGGTTGGGGACTGCACCAGGTACAAGGGCAGAAGCATTTTACAGAAGAGCGGGATGGAAAGAGATTGGCCTACACGGTAAAGGGGAGATCAAGTTTGAAATGACCTTCGAAAAATGGAAACCATTGCCTTGA
- a CDS encoding nuclear transport factor 2 family protein, with translation MRKVLLFIGLNLLLLHVNAQTDEGTNDWHLVQKTLHLYIDGIGTSDSVKVSQSFHDSWQLKYLEDDKINIIKKPKYMERFDIAPHAKSPKWSGRIVFIDITHTVAVAKVEISTAKLLFTDYFNLMKTNEGWFIVDKISTRSPHRTVEIPANPST, from the coding sequence ATGAGAAAAGTACTTTTATTTATCGGGCTAAATTTGTTGCTTCTGCATGTAAATGCCCAAACTGATGAGGGCACAAACGACTGGCATCTGGTTCAGAAAACCCTCCATCTCTACATAGATGGAATTGGCACGAGCGATTCCGTTAAAGTATCACAATCCTTTCATGATTCTTGGCAACTAAAATATCTTGAGGATGACAAAATAAATATCATCAAGAAACCAAAATATATGGAACGATTCGATATAGCTCCGCACGCAAAATCCCCAAAATGGTCCGGGCGTATTGTTTTTATTGATATTACCCATACTGTTGCCGTCGCAAAAGTAGAGATCAGCACGGCAAAATTGCTGTTTACCGATTATTTTAATTTGATGAAGACGAACGAAGGTTGGTTTATTGTCGATAAAATTTCGACCAGAAGTCCGCACAGAACAGTAGAAATCCCGGCAAATCCATCCACATAA
- a CDS encoding MFS transporter, which produces MKTSIYVLALGAFGIITTEFGIVGILPTISRQFDVSIDTAGWLLSAFAITVAVSSPFITSFTTKINRKLLLCLVMSIFVLSNLISAFSTNFNMLMVARILPAILHPLFWNIAIAIAFKEKGAKGVSTVMLGLSLATVLGIPLTTYAVDLFDNWQASFFLSSAISLIAFIGLLLFIPSLPADPSISTKNQVAVLKSPLLWLNLISTIATLAAMFASYTYLTTYLEQITKMDGAQISIMLLLFGGMGTLGNWLMGLALNRNVLLTARLFLILLVTVQILAYYFGGHYIPMVIIVSLWGMIHTGGFLASNIRTTQSVPHHALEFVNSLLTSSFNIGISLGAFLGGLVSVYYGVHNVLWVSILLLTITFLLSFVTFPKDLSENEEIDHVDKVVSPSLQHEVD; this is translated from the coding sequence ATGAAAACATCTATTTACGTCTTAGCACTGGGAGCTTTTGGCATCATAACCACTGAATTTGGAATCGTCGGCATCCTGCCGACTATCAGTCGACAATTTGATGTATCCATCGATACGGCAGGTTGGCTCCTGAGTGCCTTTGCGATCACGGTCGCCGTATCGTCCCCTTTTATCACATCCTTTACGACCAAAATCAACCGAAAACTCCTGCTTTGTCTGGTCATGAGTATCTTTGTTCTATCCAACTTAATTTCGGCATTTTCTACCAATTTCAATATGCTTATGGTTGCCCGGATCTTGCCTGCGATCTTGCATCCCCTATTTTGGAATATCGCCATCGCCATTGCCTTCAAGGAAAAAGGTGCCAAAGGGGTATCTACCGTCATGTTGGGATTAAGTTTGGCAACGGTGCTCGGTATTCCCCTCACCACCTATGCCGTAGACCTGTTCGATAATTGGCAAGCTTCCTTTTTCCTGAGTAGCGCCATTAGTTTGATTGCTTTTATTGGTCTCTTGCTCTTTATACCCTCTCTTCCGGCAGATCCATCCATTTCTACGAAAAACCAGGTAGCGGTGTTAAAAAGTCCACTTTTATGGCTCAATTTAATTTCGACCATCGCTACCTTAGCAGCGATGTTTGCCAGCTATACCTACCTGACCACGTACCTGGAACAGATCACCAAGATGGATGGTGCACAGATCAGTATCATGCTGCTCCTATTCGGTGGTATGGGCACTTTAGGCAATTGGCTGATGGGACTGGCCTTGAACCGCAATGTGCTGTTGACGGCAAGACTATTTTTAATACTCTTAGTGACCGTGCAGATTCTCGCTTATTATTTTGGAGGACATTACATTCCGATGGTGATCATCGTATCGCTATGGGGAATGATCCATACAGGAGGATTTCTAGCATCAAATATCCGCACCACACAATCTGTCCCCCATCACGCTTTAGAATTTGTCAATAGCCTACTGACTTCTTCCTTTAATATTGGCATATCCTTGGGAGCTTTTCTGGGAGGACTCGTCAGTGTTTATTACGGCGTTCACAATGTGTTATGGGTCAGTATCCTGCTCTTGACCATAACGTTTTTGCTGAGTTTTGTGACCTTTCCTAAAGATCTTTCAGAAAACGAGGAGATCGATCACGTAGACAAAGTCGTATCTCCGTCTCTACAACATGAAGTAGATTAA
- a CDS encoding class I SAM-dependent methyltransferase yields MEKDLNIQFYDELADDYHLIFDNWNEAMSKQASTLQQIIKTYAAADASTILDCACGIGTQAIGLAALGYQVWGTDLSPKAIDRAKLESDQRGLPIPYAVADFRSLEQQVTGVFDVVIACDNALPHLLDEHDMLLAAKSILTKMKSGSLFIGSIRDYYKILENKPVSTPPTVKNEEGKRTISFQVWDWIKQDVYIVNHFTLKGKDDQFETNLRKTKYRAYRRTDLTNIFDIAGFVQISWLMPQQSGYYQPIFIGKKP; encoded by the coding sequence ATGGAAAAAGATCTCAACATACAATTCTATGATGAATTAGCAGACGATTATCATTTAATTTTTGATAACTGGAACGAGGCCATGAGCAAACAGGCGTCAACGCTCCAACAGATCATCAAGACGTATGCCGCAGCAGACGCGTCAACTATCCTGGACTGCGCCTGCGGTATTGGCACACAAGCAATAGGACTTGCTGCTCTTGGCTATCAAGTATGGGGCACAGATCTGAGCCCAAAAGCCATTGATCGAGCAAAATTAGAATCAGATCAAAGAGGACTGCCCATACCTTATGCTGTAGCAGATTTTAGATCATTGGAGCAACAGGTAACAGGTGTATTTGATGTTGTCATAGCTTGCGACAATGCCCTGCCCCATTTATTAGATGAACACGATATGCTGTTAGCGGCTAAAAGCATATTAACAAAAATGAAATCAGGCAGTCTTTTTATAGGCAGTATACGAGATTACTATAAAATACTCGAAAATAAACCAGTAAGCACACCGCCTACCGTAAAAAACGAAGAAGGAAAAAGAACCATTTCATTTCAGGTATGGGACTGGATAAAACAAGATGTTTATATCGTCAACCATTTTACATTAAAAGGCAAAGACGATCAATTTGAAACGAATCTCCGCAAAACCAAGTATCGGGCATATCGGAGAACTGATTTAACGAACATCTTTGACATCGCAGGCTTTGTACAAATAAGCTGGCTAATGCCTCAACAGTCTGGTTATTATCAGCCTATATTCATCGGCAAAAAGCCTTAG
- a CDS encoding Crp/Fnr family transcriptional regulator: MNDIKDRLRTHIEKIISLTDDEFSWIYEHFTFQEFKKNELIFEEGQPVKHVYFVLSGLVVLSYSDRDAKQHLISFAMEDWWETDFVAFYSKSRSTFALKCIENTKMLCLTLDHFEKLCATIQKMEHFFLKKSIAGHIGSQQRILSFLTSSAKQRYEHMITNHPALVQRIPKSMLASYLGVSRETLSRIL, from the coding sequence ATGAATGATATAAAAGATAGATTGAGGACGCATATTGAAAAAATAATCAGCCTTACTGATGATGAGTTTTCGTGGATATATGAACATTTCACCTTTCAAGAATTCAAGAAAAATGAGCTGATCTTTGAAGAAGGTCAACCCGTTAAGCATGTCTATTTCGTACTATCAGGATTAGTCGTGCTGAGCTACAGCGATCGGGATGCCAAGCAACATCTTATTTCTTTTGCCATGGAGGACTGGTGGGAAACAGATTTCGTTGCCTTTTATTCCAAGAGCAGATCAACATTCGCGTTAAAATGTATTGAAAACACCAAAATGCTGTGCCTCACCTTAGATCATTTTGAGAAGCTATGTGCTACCATTCAAAAAATGGAACATTTTTTTCTTAAAAAATCTATTGCGGGTCATATAGGTTCGCAACAACGTATTTTATCCTTCCTGACTTCTAGTGCGAAGCAAAGATATGAGCACATGATCACCAACCATCCCGCACTGGTTCAACGTATCCCAAAATCCATGTTGGCATCCTATCTAGGTGTATCCAGAGAAACATTAAGCCGTATTTTATAA
- a CDS encoding nuclear transport factor 2 family protein gives MNKLFLVLLAFIAWSTSIYAQNKILFVTSNQDFYGSTTISASNHFGEIIEPYEVFIQAGYQVDFISPKGGAIPIGYLNTSDSLQKKYLYDAWFMDKLEHTWKPTEIIAENYVAIFYSGGGAAMFGVAEDTTIQKIARNIYHKNGVISTICHGTAGIAYLKDENGKSLYAGKRITGYPDKFENTEMDYYKSFPFSMDQAIQKNEGNFIYSEKAGDGFHLVDGRFVTGQDPSSATQVAGEVVKMLKHHFKNPNGSVKTDSEQVTETLLHYIEGTANGQPERLRKAFHTSFNLYTVATDSLWIRSGEQYISNVQVGEKTNRIGKIISIDIAKDAAIAKAEILIPNVRMFTDYFLLLKYGGAWKIVHKSYSWRDLIPMEGK, from the coding sequence ATGAATAAACTATTCTTAGTGCTCCTTGCTTTTATAGCTTGGAGCACAAGCATTTATGCGCAAAACAAAATCTTGTTTGTTACTTCCAATCAGGATTTTTATGGAAGCACCACAATCAGTGCGTCCAACCATTTCGGGGAAATTATTGAACCTTATGAAGTCTTTATACAAGCTGGTTACCAAGTTGATTTCATCAGTCCCAAAGGTGGTGCAATCCCGATTGGTTACCTCAATACTTCCGATAGTCTGCAAAAGAAATATCTCTATGACGCCTGGTTTATGGATAAATTAGAGCATACCTGGAAACCAACCGAAATAATAGCCGAAAATTATGTCGCCATTTTTTACAGTGGCGGTGGCGCTGCCATGTTTGGAGTTGCGGAAGATACGACTATTCAAAAAATAGCCAGAAATATTTACCATAAAAATGGTGTAATTTCCACCATCTGTCACGGAACAGCTGGTATTGCCTATTTAAAAGACGAAAATGGAAAATCTTTATATGCAGGAAAAAGAATCACCGGTTACCCAGACAAATTTGAAAACACCGAGATGGATTACTACAAATCATTTCCGTTTTCCATGGACCAGGCCATTCAAAAAAATGAAGGCAATTTTATTTACTCTGAAAAAGCTGGCGATGGTTTTCATCTAGTCGACGGTAGATTTGTAACAGGTCAAGATCCAAGTTCCGCGACCCAAGTGGCAGGTGAAGTGGTGAAAATGTTAAAGCATCATTTTAAAAATCCCAATGGAAGTGTTAAAACCGATTCAGAGCAAGTGACTGAAACACTGCTTCACTACATAGAAGGGACGGCAAATGGACAACCAGAAAGACTTCGAAAAGCCTTTCATACCAGTTTCAATTTGTATACCGTAGCAACAGATTCCTTGTGGATACGCTCAGGTGAACAGTATATCTCGAATGTACAGGTAGGTGAAAAAACAAACAGAATCGGGAAAATCATCTCCATTGACATAGCGAAAGATGCCGCCATTGCAAAGGCGGAGATTCTAATTCCAAATGTGCGTATGTTCACCGATTATTTTTTACTCCTCAAGTATGGCGGTGCGTGGAAAATAGTGCATAAAAGTTATTCGTGGAGAGATTTGATCCCTATGGAAGGCAAATAA
- a CDS encoding metallophosphoesterase, producing the protein MEERKKTKIAAMADIHIRISDKGKLRDIFEELNETADVLAICGDLTDTGDEEEAVVLGEELKALRIPVVGVLGNHDYEKGRQKIIKQILTDHHMTILDGESIVLADVAFAGVKGFGGGFDQYMLSIFGEDMMKEFDHEAVNESLQLDRALTRLEQDYPHLPKAVLLHYAPIKDTVVGEPEQLFPFLGSSHLAEPLTRRQVSIAFHGHAHGGTLSGHTTSEIPVYNVALPVLKRERDGQSYLLVEV; encoded by the coding sequence ATGGAAGAAAGAAAAAAAACAAAAATTGCCGCCATGGCGGATATCCATATTCGGATTTCAGACAAAGGCAAGTTGCGCGATATCTTTGAAGAATTAAATGAAACCGCCGATGTACTGGCGATATGCGGTGATCTGACCGATACGGGTGATGAAGAAGAAGCTGTTGTACTCGGTGAAGAGTTAAAGGCACTTCGCATCCCGGTGGTTGGTGTATTGGGCAATCATGATTACGAAAAAGGTCGACAAAAGATCATTAAGCAGATATTGACCGATCATCATATGACGATCTTAGATGGCGAATCCATTGTGTTAGCAGATGTTGCTTTTGCAGGAGTAAAAGGATTTGGAGGAGGATTTGATCAATATATGCTGTCTATTTTCGGGGAAGATATGATGAAAGAGTTTGATCATGAAGCTGTCAATGAATCTTTGCAGCTTGACCGTGCACTGACCCGCCTGGAACAGGATTACCCCCATTTACCCAAAGCGGTATTGCTGCATTATGCACCGATCAAAGATACCGTAGTCGGTGAACCCGAGCAATTGTTTCCTTTTCTAGGTTCCTCACATCTGGCAGAACCCTTGACCAGAAGGCAGGTGTCTATTGCCTTTCATGGACATGCACATGGCGGTACGCTCAGCGGTCACACGACAAGTGAGATTCCGGTATACAATGTCGCTCTTCCAGTATTAAAACGAGAGCGAGATGGGCAGTCCTATCTGCTCGTCGAGGTATAA
- a CDS encoding RidA family protein, protein MEKKIINPWTWQDARSYVQAVEVKHVESTLYVSGQTAIDENGISSAENMRTQLEMTLKNLEKVIQQADFDLSNIVRLNIYTTDSEALFKNFDVFQAWISQHKIQQTSTVLEVPKLFETLQVEMEATVVK, encoded by the coding sequence ATGGAAAAAAAGATCATTAACCCTTGGACTTGGCAAGATGCCCGAAGTTATGTACAGGCTGTTGAAGTGAAGCATGTTGAAAGTACACTGTATGTATCAGGACAGACCGCAATTGACGAAAATGGAATCTCCAGTGCTGAAAATATGCGCACCCAATTGGAAATGACCTTAAAAAATCTTGAAAAAGTAATACAGCAGGCTGACTTCGATCTCTCGAATATCGTTAGGTTGAATATTTATACCACAGATTCTGAAGCATTATTTAAAAATTTTGATGTTTTCCAAGCATGGATCAGTCAGCACAAAATTCAGCAGACCAGTACCGTACTGGAAGTACCAAAACTGTTTGAAACCCTTCAAGTTGAGATGGAAGCTACAGTCGTTAAATAA
- a CDS encoding nucleotidyltransferase, which produces MLTTDKEKKESGDFYKDAILLLQECDCQFMLGGAFAMFHYTGIFRDTKDLDIFCKSSEYPKILKHFAEKGYQTELTDVRWLAKVFHGDYFIDIIFDTVNNICTVDDSWYERAPSGHFADLPVQFIPVEELIWCKIYVQNRERHDSADINHILLKYGKSVDWEFFLKRLDPHWHLLLAQLLIFQFVYPADYREIIPQWLFDELMKRAAEQYDLPSPVEKVCRGPLIDQTQYEVDVKEWNYKSYTITTI; this is translated from the coding sequence ATGCTCACAACGGATAAAGAAAAAAAAGAATCGGGAGATTTTTATAAGGATGCCATACTGCTGTTGCAAGAATGCGATTGTCAATTTATGTTGGGCGGAGCATTTGCCATGTTCCACTATACAGGCATCTTTCGGGACACCAAAGATTTGGATATCTTCTGCAAGAGCAGTGAATACCCTAAAATACTGAAGCACTTTGCTGAAAAAGGCTATCAGACAGAGTTAACGGATGTGAGGTGGCTTGCAAAAGTATTTCATGGAGATTATTTTATCGATATTATATTCGATACGGTCAACAATATCTGCACCGTGGATGACAGTTGGTATGAACGTGCTCCCAGTGGTCATTTTGCTGACCTACCCGTCCAGTTTATTCCTGTAGAAGAACTCATTTGGTGCAAAATTTATGTACAAAACAGAGAGCGCCACGACAGTGCAGACATCAACCATATTTTGCTTAAATATGGAAAAAGTGTGGATTGGGAATTTTTTTTAAAACGCTTAGATCCCCATTGGCATCTGCTGCTGGCGCAGTTACTTATTTTTCAATTTGTGTATCCTGCCGACTATCGGGAGATCATCCCGCAATGGTTGTTCGACGAATTGATGAAAAGAGCTGCAGAGCAATATGACCTCCCATCTCCTGTAGAAAAAGTATGCAGAGGACCGCTCATCGACCAGACCCAATATGAAGTCGATGTCAAAGAATGGAATTATAAATCATATACCATAACGACTATATAA
- a CDS encoding OmpA family protein encodes MKHPLFIYAVLALATLGSSCTSNKKFAALQASYTQLQQSNQELNSRLQTTESDLNGSKIRIKSLDEQIASEKANVAALQTALNNCLNSSNQGNVNISKLVDEINSSNKYIQQLVNSKNKSDSLNLVLTNNLTRSLSREEIRDVDIQVLKGVVYISLADNMLYKSGSYEISDKAGETLAKIAKIITDYNSYDVLIEGNTDNVPISMPNIRNNWDLSTLRASSVVMALQNTYGVDPKRLTAAGRGEYNTVAPNDNEAGKAKNRRTQIIITPKLDQFMELIGKAPETSLD; translated from the coding sequence ATGAAACATCCATTATTTATTTACGCTGTCCTAGCGTTAGCCACTTTAGGATCAAGTTGTACGAGTAATAAAAAATTTGCTGCACTACAAGCAAGTTACACGCAACTACAACAAAGTAATCAAGAACTCAATAGTCGCTTACAGACAACTGAGAGTGATTTAAATGGCTCTAAAATCAGAATTAAGAGTCTGGATGAACAAATTGCTTCTGAAAAAGCAAATGTTGCCGCTTTACAAACGGCCTTGAACAACTGTCTCAATTCCAGCAATCAAGGAAATGTGAATATTTCAAAGCTTGTGGATGAAATCAATTCGTCCAACAAATACATTCAACAGCTTGTCAATAGTAAAAACAAAAGTGATTCACTCAATTTAGTTTTGACCAACAACCTGACCCGTTCTCTAAGCAGAGAAGAAATCAGAGATGTGGATATTCAAGTATTAAAAGGAGTTGTCTATATATCACTTGCTGATAATATGCTCTATAAATCTGGAAGCTATGAGATCTCAGACAAAGCAGGTGAAACATTAGCCAAGATTGCTAAGATTATCACCGATTATAACAGTTACGATGTACTCATAGAAGGTAACACGGATAATGTGCCGATCAGCATGCCTAATATCCGCAATAACTGGGATTTAAGTACGTTAAGAGCTTCTTCAGTGGTGATGGCATTGCAAAACACCTATGGAGTAGATCCAAAACGTTTAACCGCAGCAGGACGTGGCGAATATAATACAGTCGCTCCAAATGATAATGAAGCTGGAAAAGCAAAAAATAGAAGGACTCAAATCATCATTACGCCTAAGTTAGATCAGTTTATGGAGCTTATTGGTAAAGCACCAGAAACAAGTCTGGACTAA
- a CDS encoding helix-turn-helix domain-containing protein, whose protein sequence is MTEPNQLLFFFSALGAFNGLLLSLYFAIHTKKKAFANYFLALLLLVLSIRIIKSVFFYFNPQLSNIFIQIGLSACILIGPFLFLYLQSFSDNKKSNWAIQTLPFVIGITILGMGYPYTEHRQVWSNWIVLGIYLQWLVYMIVSFKYLRPILIKIKAKEKLKDLDVWLLSIYAGVAIIWFAYKFGTYASYIVGSLSFSFVFYLILLLVIFRNSRETTFFQEKEKYKNKDIDPETLDLIRQKLALMVEQELFLDPNFTLEIAAKELKVTKHLLSQYINEKLGKSFSSLIKEHRIEKAKQLLETQSNYTIESLGYDSGFTSKSTFFTAFKNITGFTPAEYQKLNSK, encoded by the coding sequence ATGACAGAACCCAATCAGTTACTTTTCTTTTTCAGTGCATTAGGTGCTTTCAATGGTCTACTACTTTCCCTCTATTTTGCGATCCATACGAAGAAAAAAGCTTTTGCCAACTATTTTTTAGCCTTGTTGTTGCTGGTTTTAAGCATCAGAATTATTAAGTCAGTTTTTTTCTATTTTAATCCACAATTGTCCAATATTTTTATTCAAATTGGACTTTCCGCCTGTATTTTGATTGGCCCATTTCTGTTTTTGTATCTCCAATCTTTTTCCGACAACAAAAAGTCCAATTGGGCTATTCAGACCCTACCTTTCGTCATCGGGATCACAATTTTAGGAATGGGCTACCCTTATACCGAACACCGCCAGGTCTGGAGCAATTGGATCGTCCTGGGTATTTACCTGCAATGGCTGGTTTATATGATAGTATCTTTTAAATACCTCAGACCGATTTTAATAAAAATAAAGGCAAAAGAAAAATTAAAGGATCTCGATGTTTGGTTGCTCAGTATTTATGCAGGTGTTGCCATCATTTGGTTTGCTTACAAATTTGGAACCTACGCCTCTTATATCGTGGGCTCCCTGTCGTTCTCTTTTGTCTTCTACTTAATTCTATTACTGGTCATCTTTAGAAATAGCCGGGAAACAACTTTTTTTCAGGAAAAGGAAAAATACAAAAACAAAGACATTGATCCAGAAACATTGGATTTAATCCGCCAAAAACTTGCGCTGATGGTGGAGCAGGAATTGTTCCTTGACCCCAATTTTACCCTGGAGATCGCCGCAAAAGAATTGAAAGTAACCAAGCATTTATTGTCCCAATATATCAATGAAAAGTTGGGAAAATCGTTTTCCAGTCTCATCAAAGAACATCGCATTGAAAAAGCAAAACAATTATTAGAAACGCAAAGCAACTATACGATCGAAAGTTTAGGTTATGACAGTGGCTTTACTTCAAAGTCAACCTTCTTTACCGCATTTAAAAATATCACAGGTTTTACACCGGCAGAATATCAAAAATTGAATTCCAAATAA